One part of the Vicia villosa cultivar HV-30 ecotype Madison, WI linkage group LG6, Vvil1.0, whole genome shotgun sequence genome encodes these proteins:
- the LOC131609900 gene encoding uncharacterized protein LOC131609900, producing MQISPWEGSLVPPQLQLDEEFNEIISTGIHRRAMFDENGRLIRHQLNLSSKQYGFLLMLFTGILSYLIKSCTARFESFQPETATESQSLLSFERAFYAFFPEVIHITGFIICWIITFILTLPLQLVLQIFFGLLWLYSAIIYFVQLVEKTSASRIHVTSGDSLKLPLFWFAIIQAVGFSLIAGLLLFIIVYLSWKLVHKGNPRAVEVNVQQNDSTWWFFISFAAGSLHNLSRTQHGFLLMLFGGILSGLTKTCATRFESFNVGKTTNTPEEAFYAFFPEVAHITGFIICWIITFILILPLQLVFQIIFGLLWLCSSIIYFVHLVQKTSASGVHVASEESFKLPVYWFAIIQAVGFSLIIGLLLFIIVYLSWKYIHKGNCEIFDRTLV from the exons ATGCAG ATATCACCATGGGAGGGAAGTTTGGTTCCGCCGCAACTACAGCTGGATGAAGAATTCAATGAG ATTATATCAACTGGAATTCATAGGCGCGCCATGTTTGATGAG AATGGAAGACTTATTAGACACCAACTAAATCTTTCTTCAAAACAGTATGGGTTCCTACTAATGTTATTCACTGGCATCCTAAGTTACCTCATAAAATCCTGTACCGCCCGTTTTGAATCCTTTCAACCTGAAACAGCCACAGAGTCACAGTCACTATTAAGCTTCGAGAGAGCATTTTATGCTTTCTTTCCTGAAGTAATACATATCACCGGGTTCATAATATGCTGGATTATAACTTTTATCCTCACTTTGCCATTACAACTTGTACTCCAAATATTTTTTGGTCTACTTTGGCTTTATTCAGCAATCATTTATTTTGTTCAGCTGGTGGAAAAGACTTCAGCCTCAAGGATTCATGTGACTTCCGGAGACTCACTCAAGTTGCCTTTATTTTGGTTTGCAATTATACAGGCTGTTGGATTTTCTCTTATTGCTGGGTTACTATTATTCATAATCGTTTATTTGAGCTGGAAGTTGGTACATAAAGGTAACCCAAGAGCTGTGGAAGTTAATGTCCAACAAAATGATTCTACCTGGtggttttttatttcttttgcagcTGGGAGTCTGCATAATCTTTCTCGAACACAACATGGGTTCTTACTGATGCTATTCGGTGGCATCCTAAGTGGCCTCACTAAAACCTGCGCCACTCGATTTGAATCCTTCAATGTTGGAAAAACCACAAACACCCCAGAGGAAGCATTTTATGCTTTTTTTCCTGAAGTAGCACATATCACCGGGTTCATTATATGCTGGATTATAACTttcatcctgattttgccgctaCAACTTGTATTCCAAATAATTTTTGGACTACTTTGGCTTTGTTCATCAATCATTTATTTTGTTCACCTGGTGCAAAAGACATCAGCTTCAGGGGTTCATGTTGCTTCCGAAGAATCATTCAAGTTGCCTGTGTATTGGTTTGCAATTATACAAGCGGTTGGATTTTCTCTGATTATTGGGTTACTACTATTCATAATTGTTTATTTGAGCTGGAAGTACATACATAAAGGTAACTGTGAGATAtttgatcgaactctagtatga
- the LOC131609905 gene encoding uncharacterized protein LOC131609905 isoform X3 yields the protein MDPQIPHDDKLVEDDRPICTNVHLSLHKKDPHDAHLDIPFDFDFSSDSKKLSSQPNNNESYVAPRLHKFISKQDLRKELLRRWSSFLVSTVVFIGLFYNIWSTILLPMQKQRIHRFYIWSSFLGLLGFIVFVSAVAVMILAGGVFSSTQKAMLIILLLWMHIQSAKSILEVCVILLGGVFMAWYAFWKKESPTDESDTNKGNKLSAQTVI from the exons ATGGATCCTCAAATTCCACATGACGACAAGCTTGTAGAAGATGACCGACCGATCTGTACGAACGTCCATTTATCCCTTCATAAAAAAGATCCTCATGACGCGCACTTAGATATTCCG tttgattttgatttctcAAGTGATTCGAAGAAATTGTCCTCCCAGCCGAATAATAATGAATCATATGTTGCTCCTCGCTTGCACAAATTTATTTCGAAACAGGACTTACGCAAGGAACTTCTACGTCGTTGGTCATCTTTTTTAGTCTCGACTGTTGTTTTTATTGGTCTTTTCTACAATATATGGAGCACCATATTATTACCTATGCAAAAGCAACGTATTCACCGCTTTTACATATGGTCATCCTTCCTAGGGTTGTTGGGTTTTATTGTGTTTGTTTCAGCTGTTGCTGTAATGATTCTTGCTGGTGGAGTATTCTCTTCTACGCAGAAAGCTATGCTTATCATTTTGCTTCTTTGGATGCATATTCAATCTGCTAAGTCAATCCTCGAAGTTTGCGTAATATTACTCGGCGGAGTTTTCATGGCGTGGTATGCTTTTTGGAAAAAGGAATCACCAACTGATGAAAGTGATACGAATAAAGGTAATAAGCTGTCAGCTCAAACAGTAATATGA